From Hippoglossus stenolepis isolate QCI-W04-F060 chromosome 19, HSTE1.2, whole genome shotgun sequence, the proteins below share one genomic window:
- the LOC118098641 gene encoding uncharacterized protein LOC118098641 gives MNAAASTLHHSFGLGPRGPMPPHGAPQAQGPHHPPPGSSGAPRAEEQHHKPFFYIQPSQPYMSMQSLQWPVPLPMPVSYNPYYGYPGLGYGMPMMPHYQPNPYMEPPGFVVPHTHLHLMDYRRLLNPQYYQTMAYHSRRFRYQQNVPAREMTSSQVQTEPLSAAQRSSTPASSGASAASVCSSDSPSVSTSQMISPVKHLLEHEDPSPSSPTRTPPNGSFVIQTEEVRIECCTTPVGLQLLHARETAEVSHRYAQDVVQCSSILQGGVLQDDGLCLPADQSEQALQACPDILLVGGGEDISALEESRNPTELIAEVSNVGSQVSAHVDETKREKDLSNFRFNIVHLPFDPKYLDELRKMESTVWSVAETLIPSHDSLIQNGCTGSHEEMLAAVAEVLSEDVPTLNEEAPAEEVVTMTEMPPLAEDEVEDMVPAAESPADEICPIMDVAEEAPIVKLMHTAEVALAVNLLGNSPLTGDRNQHGRNTDVQDHQDTSFESLPAYLPSSNWLADFDNVYYCSKMPPTPKKQSKPASSCGLDVPVRRRKLDLEYKEQNNVRKPKERFKPKGKVDRRSLSDHECCLRRNFNENAFAPYASKRERLCSRCSAKQRICTTASPGLDGRSLKRKAGPLQQWNDSPVPTCDACKFHTKKLMTKGSGPDVRGLHQGLDTEGESSENSSCRRGSKWRQADDPRKLADFKRPLASKQNQEKCPAASYPKLREKNCVCDEPQHQPVAWERLRHCHHGNNIPEMDENCAMPVSVQDKWRNVDQIYWTHRWQTDKSWKAMMPDVDGSKNEARSQHLNKHKKSQSQGTRRKDTRC, from the exons ATGAACGCAGCCGCGTCGACCTTGCACCACTCCTTCGGTCTGGGCCCTCGAGGTCCCATGCCTCCACATGGAGCTCCGCAGGCCCAGGGGCCCCATCACCCACCTCCAGGCTCCTCAGGAGCTCCACGTGCTGAGGAGCAGCACCACAAACCTTTCTTCTACATCCAGCCCTCGCAGCCGTACATGTCCATGCAGAGTCTGCAGTGGCCCGTGCCGCTGCCCATGCCGGTGTCCTACAACCCGTACTACGGCTACCCTGGTTTAG GTTATGGGATGCCGATGATGCCTCACTATCAGCCGAATCCATACATGGAGCCCCCTGGCTTTGTCGTACCGCACACCCACCTCCACCTGATGGACTACAGACGCTTGCTGAACCCTCAGTACTACCAGACCATGGCGTACCACTCCCGCAGGTTCCGCTACCAACAGAACGTGCCGGCCAGAGAAATGACCAGCTCTCAGGTTCAAACGGAGCCCCTGTCTGCGGCCCAGAGGAGCAGCACGCCGGCTTCCAGTGGCGCCTCGGCTGCTTCAGTCTGCAGCAGCGACTCCCCCAGTGTCTCCACCAGCCAGATGATCTCACCAGTCAAACATCTCCTGGAGCATGAAGATCCGTCGCCCTCTTCCCCGACCAGGACGCCACCGAATGGCAGCTTCGTGATTCAGACGGAGGAAGTGAGGATTGAGTGCTGCACGACACCGGTGGGATTGCAGCTTCTGCACGCTCGTGAGACGGCAGAGGTGTCCCACAGGTATGCACAGGACGTGGTCCAGTGTAGCTCCATCCTCCAGGGCGGCGTGCTGCAGGACGACGGGCTGTGTCTTCCTGCAGACCAGTCGGAGCAGGCACTTCAAGCTTGTCCTGACATTCTTCTAGTTGGCGGTGGTGAAGACATCTCTGCTCTGGAGGAGTCCAGGAATCCGACGGAGCTCATTGCTGAGGTCTCCAATGTGGGGTCTCAAGTCTCAGCTCATGTTGACGAGACGAAGAGGGAGAAAGACCTGAGTAACTTTCGCTTCAACATTGTTCACCTGCCCTTCGACCCCAAGTACCTGGATGAGCTGCGCAAGATGGAGTCCACCGTTTGGTCGGTGGCGGAAACCTTGATCCCCTCCCATGACTCGCTGATCCAAAATGGCTGCACAGGCTCTCATGAGGAGATGCTGGCTGCTGTCGCTGAAGTGTTGTCGGAGGATGTGCCGACGCTGAACGAGGAGGCTCCTGCAGAAGAGGTCGTCACCATGACCGAGATGCCGCCTTTGGCAGAGGACGAAGTAGAGGACATGGTTCCCGCTGCAGAGAGTCCTGCGGACGAGATCTGCCCCATCATGGATGTCGCAGAGGAAGCTCCTATCGTCAAACTGATGCACACAGCAGAGGTGGCTCTTGCAGTTAATCTGTTGGGTAATTCCCCTCTGACTGGAGATAGAAACCAACATGGAAGAAACACGGACGTCCAGGATCATCAGGACACTTCGTTTGAATCGTTACCCGCCTACCTCCCCTCATCCAACTGGTTGGCCGACTTCGACAACGTCTACTATTGCAGCAAGATGCCACCAACTCCCAAGAAGCAGAGCAAACCTGCGTCCAGCTGTGGTTTGGACGTGCCCGTCAGAAGGAGAAAACTAGACCTAGAGTACAAAGAGCAGAACAACGTTCGCAAACCTAAGGAAAGGTTCAAACCCAAAGGGAAGGTGGATCGGCGAAGCCTCTCTGACCACGAATGCTGCCTTCGAAGAAATTTCAACGAGAACGCGTTCGCCCCGTATGCGTCCAAGAGGGAGCGGCTCTGCTCCAGATGTTCGGCAAAACAGAGGATCTGCACGACAGCCAGTCCAGGACTTGACGGCAGGAGCTTAAAGAGAAAAGCTGGTCCCCTCCAGCAGTGGAACGACTCTCCCGTACCCACATGTGACGCTTGTAAATTTCACACCAAGAAACTGATGACGAAAGGCTCCGGCCCTGACGTCCGTGGTCTCCATCAGGGACTCGACACCGAGGGAGAGTCTTCTGAGAACAGCTCGTGTCGCAGGGGATCAAAATGGAGGCAAGCCGACGATCCCAGGAAGCTGGCGGACTTCAAGAGGCCGCTGGCGTCCAAGCAGAACCAGGAGAAGTGTCCTGCAGCCTCGTACCCGAAGCTCAGGGAGAAGAACTGCGTGTGCGACGAGCCGCAGCATCAGCCCGTCGCATGGGAGAGGCTGCGACACTGTCACCACGGCAACAACATCCCGGAAATGGATGAAAACTGCGCCATGCCAGTTTCCGTGCAGGACAAATGGAGGAATGTGGATCAGATCTACTGGACACACAGGTGGCAAACTG ACAAATCGTGGAAGGCGATGATGCCCGACGTCGACGGCTCCAAGAATGAAGCCCGATCGCAACACTTGAATAAGCACAAGAAATCACAATCACAGG gaacTCGTAGGAAAGACACAAGATGCTGA
- the LOC118098360 gene encoding bucky ball encodes MEDGNKQPHTFGNGQQRTHHPRPFFYVQPPSQPYYVYQHWQLNNPYSHYGLPGGFNFNRPCMPPYQYMQYPGYVFPQAPMYPVDNRRMFEPRFHPPPWSQQPYSQPHGHREMACSEAQTDPSDAITKLIECLDKIRANELQGAERELDSGVASQSSGMFSPGEEKKSEGQGHVLPSGPDDSPAVAFSDSTTAVYDAESSHRSLDALSPQECWSGALEEELPLDSSSVHEDCPELEQLVEDQHFPPLDREEVTDIRSDVFVTDASVPRCEVEELLKSSLAPSFSSQPVLKEPKSSDTTSKLEHQAASQDEAKSDASYQILKLPFESILTPGAAGAGRLSSPAAPYFYNYLSMQSTHERMSVLSPSLDELSSRDEMFSTDLDDVELFPKHVYTGRRLAEVVGASPQAAEEVEEVWLPGSKRFMCACCGRNLAKGAGRNKGQSSTVYRDEAGDSEEEGRYGRGCEQPVRVVVRKHSAPRKPHSVPLRHSAKPWYKRNQYKDASHPFDQDGGHDLCKQEAAGGEIGAVTGSELQFRTCEDRVCREDLTSAEKSRWADGDVIPRRRQGAALPRQEMSSQRKVMYQRPRDEDNDDEPPPLHWERGSTMRGEPRC; translated from the exons ATGGAGG atggaaacaaacagccacacacattTGGGAATGGACAACAGAGAACTCACCACCCCAGACCTTTTTTCTACGTCCAGCCTCCATCTCAACCTTATTACGTTTACCAGCACTGGCAGCTGAACAACCCTTACAGTCACTATGGTTTGCCTGGAG GTTTTAATTTCAACCGTCCCTGCATGCCCCCCTACCAGTACATGCAGTACCCCGGCTACGTTTTCCCACAGGCTCCCATGTATCCGGTGGACAACAGGCGAATGTTTGAGCCTCGGTTCCACCCTCCCCCCTGGAGCCAGCAGCCTTACTCACAACCTCACGGGCATCGAGAAATGGCCTGTTCAGAGGCCCAGACGGACCCCAGTGATGCTATAACCAAGCTGATCGAGTGCCTGGATAAAATCCGAGCCAACGAGCTGCAGGGCGCCGAGAGAGAACTTGACTCTGGTGTCGCCTCCCAATCCTCGGGCATGTTTTCTCCAGgcgaagagaagaagagtgaagGTCAGGGTCACGTCCTGCCTTCAGGGCCGGATGACAGTCCTGCCGTGGCCTTCAGTGACTCCACAACAGCCGTGTATGATGCGGAGTCCAGCCACAGGAGCCTGGACGCCCTGAGCCCTCAGGAATGCTGGTCAGGAGCCTTGGAGGAAGAGCTGCCCCTCGACAGCTCCTCTGTTCATGAAGACTGCCCAGAGCTCGAGCAGCTGGTGGAGGATCAACACTTTCCCCCTCTGGATCGCGAAGAGGTCACAGATATCCGGTCAGATGTCTTTGTGACTGATGCGAGCGTTCCCAGATGTGAGGTTGAAGAGCTCCTGAAGTCGTCACTAGCACCTTCCTTCTCCAGTCAGCCTGTCCTCAAGGAACCTAAGAGCAGCGACACCACCTCCAAGTTAGAACATCAGGCAGCTTCTCAGGATGAAGCCAAATCAGATGCAAGCTACCAGATCCTCAAGTTGCCCTTTGAGAGCATCTTGACgcctggagctgcaggagccgGCCGCCTCTCCTCCCCTGCAGCCCCCTACTTCTACAACTACCTCTCCATGCAGAGCACGCACGAGCGGATGAGCGTCCTCAGTCCGTCTCTGGACGAGCTGTCCTCCAGGGATGAGATGTTCTCCACAGATCTGGACGACGTGGAGCTTTTCCCCAAACACGTGTACACGGGCCGGAGGCTGGCAGAGGTCGTCGGTGCGTCGCCTCAAGCTGCcgaagaagtagaagaagtgTGGCTGCCGGGTTCCAAGAGGTTCATGTGCGCCTGCTGTGGGAGAAACCTGGCAAAGGGTGCAGGTCGGAACAAAGGCCAAAGCTCCACTGTGTACAGAGACGAAGCCGGGGACtctgaggaggaaggcaggTATGGAAGAGGGTGTGAGCAGCCGGTCAGGGTGGTGGTGAGGAAGCATTCGGCACCCAGGAAGCCTCACTCTGTCCCACTGAGACATTCAGCAAAACCCTGGTATAAAAGAAACCAGTACAAAGACGCCTCGCATCCATTCGACCAGGACGGAGGTCACGACCTCTGCAAGCAGGAAGCAGCTGGGGGCGAGATCGGAGCCGTGACTGGCAGCGAGCTGCAGTTCAGAACATGTGAGG ACCGAGTCTGCAGAGAAGATCTGACCAGTGCAGAGAAAAGCAGGTGGGCGGACGGAGACGTGATCCCCAGGAGGAGACAAGGAGCCGCTCTGCCACGACAAG AGATGAGTTCTCAGAGGAAAGTGATGTACCAGCGGCCGAGAGATGAGGACAACGACGACGAGCCGCCTCCGTTACACTGGGAGAGAG GCTCGACCATGAGAGGAGAACCAAGATGTTAA